In Haloarcula marismortui ATCC 43049, one DNA window encodes the following:
- a CDS encoding replication protein H: protein MSSPRALNRALWEPDTQLSDALLTALRQLLADVPRDEWRATLIEECGVTALADEIPGVGAEHHYAALAAQAADSQLQWFRLLEVSRQLGGTTSIGTHSSLADVLEGPIAVLEAADVQPTLAVDVRELWELSRTQRSSLIEFLVELSAGLDVILTNATPRVQRHLLTEFDDVLPASVTHSLESRLYGSDSASTRTAQRRQHVRELLADRGARHEDWKRLYAVADADREQLTYDALQNHTLLEWASREALRAWMKRMADLDLVKSHGSGDRTVRLLPAGYALLDEHPDFSIDSPYVPSAGGSGRTDESQQAAGSGQRADSPGVTDPPKSQHSTVYTPTAEREEGDRPDGEAATATRGGSNTTPTVSFLDGHIHDGAVSAAAPGEIALCSRTVDSTGDSRGVSYSFLEERDEIVVEVEAAGYQVYTVVRLCAALLSEPAFQQVLTQNRLAGGPDRSGLDGLPVSDPYLLRDGGCLGYLRNEDATAEGLRSRLRDARDELLRMTTDAQGNGDDDENESLSTVMRNAHGLLGTVSRIYDMLGIDITRVLKVPDWAVEDGTRRDNLAKMIATQTAVSSRYGLYSAYRVLYEDREEKRSQLLATPDVDAADPTGDTTGSWVLAGPTVDSMRPHLEDLDDHLDLQDGADGFSAFMVNLDIVDGDRRDAVATALSRQLSLKSLKPTRETVSILHALTSGTFAAARAVFHLGGEADQPRTLTTDDLRYALSELDVDELLPDLGPQSVSEAVAILLDVDEPLATGDLADLLDVSTQTLRNNETYFADLEAAGVIQREDLGPGRATEWRICLPFDGEEGDLRTATPTPEVDTTAYGPAFSDEMAVIAEVLYELGHQEIDYGGELTLAVTGRGDRFDEWLDQHPSCRPVLSLVAHLQGMTLEKLTTGTESVRYQSPKSVVLGLDPDPTTTQASLVSSAN, encoded by the coding sequence GTGTCCAGCCCGCGGGCTCTCAATCGCGCTCTCTGGGAGCCCGATACGCAACTCTCGGATGCACTCTTGACAGCGCTACGCCAACTGCTCGCGGATGTGCCTCGCGACGAGTGGCGGGCGACACTGATCGAAGAGTGCGGTGTCACGGCGCTCGCTGATGAGATTCCCGGTGTTGGTGCTGAACACCACTACGCAGCACTCGCCGCCCAAGCAGCCGACTCACAGTTGCAGTGGTTCCGGCTGCTAGAAGTGTCTCGCCAGCTCGGTGGCACAACATCTATCGGGACTCATTCATCGCTTGCTGATGTACTGGAGGGGCCGATCGCGGTGCTTGAAGCCGCCGATGTCCAGCCCACGCTTGCCGTTGACGTGCGTGAGCTGTGGGAGCTCTCTCGAACCCAGCGCTCGTCGCTGATCGAGTTCCTTGTCGAACTGAGTGCTGGCCTCGACGTGATCCTGACTAACGCAACGCCGCGCGTCCAGCGTCATCTGCTGACCGAGTTCGACGACGTGCTGCCGGCCAGCGTGACTCACTCCCTGGAGTCGCGCCTATATGGGTCCGACTCCGCGTCGACCAGAACTGCCCAGCGCCGCCAGCACGTCCGGGAGTTGCTTGCCGACCGTGGCGCACGCCACGAGGACTGGAAGCGTCTCTACGCCGTTGCAGACGCTGACAGAGAGCAATTGACCTACGACGCGCTGCAGAATCACACGCTCTTGGAGTGGGCCTCTCGTGAGGCGCTGCGCGCGTGGATGAAGCGTATGGCCGACCTCGACTTGGTGAAATCTCATGGCTCTGGAGATCGGACTGTGCGGTTGCTGCCGGCTGGCTATGCACTGCTGGACGAACACCCAGACTTCTCGATTGACTCGCCGTACGTCCCGTCTGCTGGCGGTTCGGGTCGTACTGACGAGAGCCAGCAGGCAGCGGGTTCCGGCCAGCGGGCCGATTCACCCGGCGTTACTGACCCCCCAAAATCTCAGCACAGTACCGTGTACACCCCAACCGCCGAGAGAGAGGAGGGGGACCGGCCCGACGGCGAGGCCGCGACCGCCACCCGCGGCGGCTCCAACACCACTCCGACCGTCTCATTCCTTGATGGCCACATCCACGATGGGGCCGTCTCGGCGGCTGCTCCCGGTGAAATCGCGCTTTGCTCCCGCACGGTCGATTCGACCGGGGACTCTCGTGGGGTCAGCTACTCATTCCTGGAGGAACGCGATGAGATCGTTGTCGAAGTCGAAGCAGCCGGCTACCAGGTCTACACAGTGGTCCGTCTTTGTGCGGCGTTACTCTCGGAACCGGCGTTTCAGCAGGTCTTAACGCAGAATCGGCTTGCTGGCGGGCCAGACCGGTCTGGATTGGATGGACTCCCGGTGTCCGACCCGTATCTCCTCCGCGATGGGGGGTGTCTGGGCTATCTCCGGAATGAAGACGCTACCGCCGAAGGCCTCCGGTCCCGGCTTCGAGACGCTCGTGATGAGCTACTCCGGATGACGACCGACGCCCAGGGCAACGGCGACGACGACGAGAACGAGAGCCTCTCGACGGTGATGCGCAACGCCCACGGCCTGCTGGGAACCGTCTCCCGGATCTATGATATGCTCGGCATCGATATCACTCGCGTCCTCAAGGTCCCTGACTGGGCGGTTGAAGATGGCACTCGCCGAGACAATCTCGCGAAGATGATCGCAACCCAGACTGCGGTGTCCAGCCGCTACGGGCTCTATTCCGCGTACCGAGTGCTCTACGAGGACCGTGAAGAGAAACGGTCACAACTGCTCGCGACACCCGACGTCGACGCAGCGGACCCAACCGGTGACACGACCGGCAGCTGGGTGCTTGCTGGCCCAACGGTCGACTCGATGCGACCCCACCTCGAGGACCTTGACGATCATCTGGACTTGCAGGACGGCGCCGATGGGTTCTCAGCGTTCATGGTGAACCTCGATATCGTCGATGGCGACCGTCGTGATGCTGTTGCGACCGCTCTTTCTCGCCAACTGAGCCTCAAATCGTTGAAACCGACCCGAGAGACGGTTTCGATCCTCCATGCCCTGACGAGCGGAACGTTCGCTGCGGCGCGGGCTGTCTTCCACCTCGGCGGGGAGGCGGACCAGCCACGGACCCTCACGACCGACGATCTCCGGTATGCGCTGTCGGAGCTGGATGTCGACGAACTCCTGCCCGATCTCGGACCTCAGTCGGTCTCCGAGGCTGTCGCGATACTGCTGGATGTCGATGAACCCCTGGCGACGGGTGACCTTGCCGACCTTCTGGACGTCTCGACACAGACGCTTCGGAACAACGAGACGTACTTTGCCGACCTCGAGGCCGCTGGCGTCATCCAACGCGAGGATCTTGGACCGGGTCGAGCGACGGAATGGCGGATTTGCTTGCCATTCGACGGTGAGGAAGGCGATTTACGGACTGCAACCCCTACCCCTGAGGTGGACACAACGGCCTACGGGCCGGCGTTCTCCGACGAAATGGCTGTTATCGCGGAAGTTCTCTACGAATTGGGGCACCAGGAGATCGACTACGGCGGTGAACTGACGCTGGCTGTGACAGGACGCGGTGATCGGTTCGACGAGTGGCTGGACCAGCACCCCAGTTGTCGACCGGTCTTGTCGCTGGTCGCTCACCTGCAGGGGATGACGCTGGAAAAACTGACTACTGGGACCGAATCAGTGCGTTACCAATCCCCCAAATCGGTCGTGCTGGGGCTTGATCCCGATCCAACGACGACCCAGGCTTCGCTCGTCAGTTCTGCAAACTAA